In the genome of Anaerolineae bacterium, the window CGTGACGCTGGTGAAGCTCTCATGCCAGGCGAAGGTGGCGCAGTGCTGGAGCGGATAGAGGCCCGGCCATCGGCAGTGTTCCAGCGGATAGGGCTGCACCTGCGCCGGGAGTGGCCGACGGTCGATCCGGCGGGCACTGCGGCGAAGATCCTCGTAGGTCGCTGTTCGGCAATCACCAGGTATGGCATGAGTATTACTTGCTCGTACAAGACCGCTTCGAGCACCTTCCGTGCGAGCAGCAGAAGCAGTATCTCCAACTCGTCCAGGCCAGCGAGGACTATGAGATGCTACGACCTGTGAGCCAGTGGCTCACAGGAAGGTGGCGACAGGTGTTCGACGAATTCACCGCTGATCATCCGGGACCGGTCCGTCCCGACTTGCTGGTGCAGCCAAGTCGAGTCTGGGTCGGCCCCACCAGCCCCAAGGACGCGGGCGAGCTAGCCTCGATGCCGCTCAGTGAGTTGGTGGAGTTCCTGGCAGCGTGGGCTCCAGCGGGTCAGTTCATGTCCCCGTCTCCTGAGGGGCTGGGTAGGACGCTGTCAGAGGCTGTTGCCTCCAACCCTGTGCGGTTCGCGCAGGAGGCTCGCCAGTTCATCGGGTCTGATCCAACGTACGTCCGCCACTTCGTCTCCGGGCTGCGGGAAGCCGCCGAGAAGGGTTCATCCTTCTCCTGGGGGCCCGTACTGGAGCTGTGTCAGTGGGCAGTCGAGCAGCCGCGCGAGCAGGCTCGGGCTACCCAGGAGCTGGAATACCGGGAGCCCCACTGGGGTTGGACCCGTCAAGAGATCGCCAAGCTGCTGTCCACAGGTTTCGAGAAGCGCCAGTCAGAGATGCCCTATGAGCTCAGGAGACCGGCATGGGTGGTTCTAGAGCCAATCACCGATGACCCCGATCCTACTTCTGAGCATGAAGCCGAGTACGGCGGCGATAACATGGATCCGGCGACCATGTCTATCAACACGGTGCGGGGCGAGGCTATGCACGCGGTGGTGCGCTATGCGCTGTGGGTGCGGCGCCACCTGGAGGGACTGCCAGATTCGCACGAGAGGTTGGGTAAGGGCTTTGACGAGATGCCCGAGGTGCGTGCAGTTCTGGATCGTCACCTCGACAGCAACGCGGACCCCACTCTCACCGTGCGGTCAGTATACGGCAAGTGGTTCCCGTGGCTTGCCCTGCTGGATCGAAACTGGGCAAGAGCGCGTGTGGAACGCATCTTCCCATCCTTGGAGCCTACGAGCCGCTTGAGGGACGCCGCGTGGGATAGCTACGTCTCGTTCTGTGATGCCTATGACGAAGTGTACGAGCTGGTGCAGGACCAGTACAAACAGGCAGTGCACAGACTGGGAGAGACACAGAAGCGACCACTCCGGCTTCGCAGCCCCGATGAGTATCTGGCGCAGCACCTCATGGCGCTGTACGTGCGAGGAACGGTGACACTCGACGAACCCGATGGCATTCTTGCGCAGGTCTATGCCAGGGCAAACGACAGCCTCCGTGCTCATGCCCTGAGCTCAATTGGCGGGCGGATCGCCAAGACGCCCGGCCTCAGCGAGGTGGCGAAGGAGCGCTTGCACAGGCTATGGCAATGGCGCCTGGACGAGGCGCAGATAGCGGGCGATGTGGAGGCCCATCGGGAGGAGATGGCGGCGTTCGGGTGGTGGTTCACCTCAGGGCGATTCGATGAGACCTGGGCTCTAGATCAGCTGGCGGCTGTTCTGAAGTTGGCAGGGTGGGTAGAGCCAACCGCGCTGGTTCTGGAGCGACTTGCCGAGATGGCTGCCCGAGAGCCCGGGAGGGCCACGGAGTGTCTGGATGCGTTGATTGAGAACGACGCCCGGGGGTGGGCTATCCTCGGATCACACGAGGAGATCAGGAGCATCCTTCAGACGGCGCTGCACAACCAGCACCAAGAGACCCGCCGGTCCGCTGAAGCGACGGTGAACAAGCTGTTGGCCCGTGGGCACCTCAACTTCCGCGACCTCCTGCGGAGCTAAGGTCTCTAACACCTTCCACGGAGCTTCGCGTGGTGGGCGCGGCGCAGTGGCGCCAAGCCCCCAGCTACCGCACCTGCCGCCGGTTGAGCCCTGGGTCTGCCGGCGGCTATACTCGCTTGCGTCCCTGACTGCGGATCGGTCGAGGTAGGCGATGCTAAGGCAGCAGCAGGCAGGTTCGGGTCCCGCGCACTTCACTCAGCTTGACGAGCTTCGCCAGCCCATACTGATTGCGCTCGCCCTCGCGGGTGGCGCGGTATCATGGTTCTGGGTGATTGTGGTTGCCAACTTCGAGACAACTGGGCCGTTGGCGCCCGCGGTGCTGATGTTCGTCTGCTGCGTGAGTTGCCTGATCGGCGGCCGCCACGCCGTCAGGTGGCGCAGCACCTTCCTCCTGCTGGGTACGGGCGGATCGCTCCTCCTGGGTTCGGCTCTGGCACCCTCCCCCGTCTGGCTCTACTACCAGTCTCTCGTCGTCACCGTGGCTGGCTTGCTCAGAGGGCCGAGCTTCTCCTTTCGCAGCGCTCTCCTTCTCACGGCGGGGACGGCGGCGCTGGCACCGTCGCACATGGCGGCCAACCTGGCACCCTTGGGCCTCCTCTGGATGACGGCCGTCGCCTCGTGGCTAGCCTCGCGCAATCTCTACACGGCGCTGAACTGGGCCATACAGAGCCAGGCGCAGGCTCAGGCCACGGCCAGCGAGGTCCAGCGCCGCCGGGGTCAGCTCCGGAGCACACTTGATTCCTTGAGGACGGCCCACGCTGCCCTGGCGCGCACCAACCAGGAGCTCGAGATCGCTCGACGCGATGCCGAGGAGGCGCGCCTGCTCAAGACGGAGTTCGCCGCCAACATCAGCCACGAGCTTCGCACCCCTCTCAGCCTGATCCTGGGCTTTACCGAGATCATGAGCCGATCTCCGGAGGTGTACAAGGGCGCCCGGTGGACTCCCACCCTGCGGCGGGATGTCAACGAGATCCGTCGCAACGCTCGCTACCTCTCCGACTTCGTGGACGACATCCTGGACCTGGCGCACATGGATGCCTTCCGCATGACCATACGTCGCGAGCCGACCCAGGTGGCGGCGCTCATCGAAGAGGCCGTCGGGATCACCCGTCGCCTCCTCAAGGGTAAGCCGGTAGTGCTGCGGGCCGAGACAGAGAACAGCCTTCCCGAGCTCATGATAGACCGGGTGCGCATTCGGCAGGTGCTGATCAACCTCCTCACCAATGCCTGCCGGTTCACCGAGCAGGGGACCATCACCGTGAGCGCCTACAGGACGGGCGAGGAGGTCGTCGTCGCCGTAGCTGACACCGGCCCCGGCATCCCCGAGGAGGAACTAGAGCGGGTCTTCGATCAGTATCATCAGGTGGCCGCCTGGCGCAGCCCGGAGGACAGGGGGAAGGGTCTCGGTCTGGCGATTGCCAAAGGTCTCTTACAACTCCACGGTGGCCGTATCTGGGCCGATAGCGAGGTGGGGAAGGGCAGCACGTTTCGCTTCACTCTGCCCATAGTTCCGAAGTCGGACGGCAGGCTCAGAGCGGCCGGGAGCGTTCCCAGAGCCGCCCAGAGGCCTTCCTCCAGAGTTCTGCTGCTGGACCAGGACCAGCAGACGGCCCTGTACCTCAGGCGCCGCCTCGACGGCATCGCCGTCAGTGTGGCGACCGATGCCGCTGAGGCACGGGCCCTGGCCGAGCGGGAGCATCCGGATGCTGTCGTCGTGAATCTGCCCCCCGAGACCGATTTCCCCGGCTCCGTGCTCAGGGAGCTCTCGCTGCCGGAGGGGGTGCCGGTCATCGGCTGCACCCTGCCCAGTTGGCATTGGGTGGCGGAGAGCGAGAGGTTCGCCGGCTACCTGGCCAAACCGGTCTCGAGCGAGAGGCTGCTTGCGGTGGTGCAGAGCCTCGCGCCTTCCGGCAGAGTGATGGTGGTAGATGACGACCGCGGCTTCGTGCAGTTCGTCCAGCGCACCTTCGAGACCGTCGGCCAGCAGGGGAGGCTGAGCTGGGCTTACGACGTGGCAGAGGCGCTGGACCTGATGCGCCAGCAAGTCCCCGCGCTCCTTCTGCTGGACCTGGTTCTGCCGGGCCGGGACGGCTTCGCCC includes:
- a CDS encoding response regulator, encoding MLRQQQAGSGPAHFTQLDELRQPILIALALAGGAVSWFWVIVVANFETTGPLAPAVLMFVCCVSCLIGGRHAVRWRSTFLLLGTGGSLLLGSALAPSPVWLYYQSLVVTVAGLLRGPSFSFRSALLLTAGTAALAPSHMAANLAPLGLLWMTAVASWLASRNLYTALNWAIQSQAQAQATASEVQRRRGQLRSTLDSLRTAHAALARTNQELEIARRDAEEARLLKTEFAANISHELRTPLSLILGFTEIMSRSPEVYKGARWTPTLRRDVNEIRRNARYLSDFVDDILDLAHMDAFRMTIRREPTQVAALIEEAVGITRRLLKGKPVVLRAETENSLPELMIDRVRIRQVLINLLTNACRFTEQGTITVSAYRTGEEVVVAVADTGPGIPEEELERVFDQYHQVAAWRSPEDRGKGLGLAIAKGLLQLHGGRIWADSEVGKGSTFRFTLPIVPKSDGRLRAAGSVPRAAQRPSSRVLLLDQDQQTALYLRRRLDGIAVSVATDAAEARALAEREHPDAVVVNLPPETDFPGSVLRELSLPEGVPVIGCTLPSWHWVAESERFAGYLAKPVSSERLLAVVQSLAPSGRVMVVDDDRGFVQFVQRTFETVGQQGRLSWAYDVAEALDLMRQQVPALLLLDLVLPGRDGFALADMVRGDERLAHVPIVVVSGASLGEEAVVSRGDTFILTKPAGFQGEELIQLLRNVLSTVKARYVSGRGTSAMQPATGVGTPAFSDTP